The Aureispira anguillae genome contains a region encoding:
- a CDS encoding OmpA family protein — translation MKQFIIGFVAIFIVNITACTYTERIKDGKTAYARKQFQVAIPMLKEEFDKAKDIQVKGETAYMLGESYRRTHQTQAAADWYKRAQTQRYGKDTDLKHARMLQQLQDYDEARRAFQNAGRYAGDVRLYQEEMIACQKAKQWLADSDKNLYQVQSLATNNEATDFSPVLYEAHQLLITSDRAQSEGKENYKWTGEKFFDLYLLDTKAETVERFEAPFNQSFHQGALCFSADKNMVFFTQCGSEEKIAVDYCQIMFSRKNSSGWSAPQAIDLGDNANNYIHPTLSDDGKMLVFACNKAEGFGGYDLYYSIKIGDDDEAKWSEPLNMGNKINSDGNEVFPFLNNDTLYFSSDGHIGMGGLDIFKVTKAAHKWQNPINLEAPINSGGDDFGFIIDFLNPLAPDMVQQGYFSSNRIGGKGSDDIYQFQQQLPPPADTPALVDSPTILLAINLNGLVKEKVFKEKGNPNSGVASYANLMGASIQVNTLDTAFTVGSDVDGTFYLQLDTATDYSFKATKPGYFTQLITLTTKGIVLNEAHPDTTLSVELIMEKIFTNQEIVLENIYYDLDKHFIREDAKPTLNALVTILKRNPTINIQLSSHTDCQGKTSYNEKLSQRRADAAVQYLIQNGINPDRLTSKGYGESSLAINCKCSDCSDEEHQQNRRTTFLVLDEKE, via the coding sequence ATGAAGCAATTTATAATAGGATTCGTCGCTATTTTTATAGTCAACATTACAGCTTGTACTTATACAGAACGCATCAAAGATGGTAAAACCGCTTATGCTCGCAAACAGTTTCAGGTTGCTATTCCAATGCTAAAAGAAGAATTTGACAAAGCCAAGGATATACAAGTAAAAGGCGAAACAGCTTATATGCTTGGAGAGTCTTATCGACGGACCCATCAAACGCAAGCAGCAGCAGATTGGTACAAAAGAGCCCAAACGCAACGCTATGGAAAAGATACTGACCTTAAGCATGCTCGTATGTTGCAACAACTACAAGATTATGACGAAGCTCGGCGTGCTTTTCAAAATGCAGGTCGTTATGCTGGTGATGTTAGACTTTATCAAGAAGAAATGATTGCTTGCCAAAAAGCCAAGCAATGGTTGGCAGATTCAGACAAAAATCTCTATCAGGTTCAATCCTTAGCCACCAATAATGAAGCAACTGATTTTAGCCCTGTTCTTTATGAAGCCCATCAATTATTGATTACTTCTGATCGTGCACAAAGTGAAGGTAAAGAAAACTATAAATGGACTGGAGAGAAATTTTTTGACCTTTATCTTTTAGATACAAAAGCTGAAACCGTAGAACGTTTTGAAGCTCCCTTCAACCAATCTTTTCATCAAGGGGCTTTGTGTTTTAGTGCCGATAAAAATATGGTGTTTTTTACACAGTGTGGCAGTGAAGAAAAAATTGCTGTAGATTATTGCCAAATCATGTTTAGTAGAAAAAACAGCAGTGGTTGGTCTGCTCCCCAAGCTATTGATCTGGGTGACAATGCCAATAACTACATTCACCCTACCCTTTCTGACGATGGAAAAATGCTTGTCTTTGCCTGTAACAAGGCAGAAGGATTTGGCGGCTATGATTTATATTATTCCATCAAAATAGGTGATGACGATGAAGCAAAATGGTCTGAACCTCTAAATATGGGCAACAAAATCAATTCCGATGGCAATGAGGTCTTTCCCTTTCTGAACAACGATACCCTCTACTTTTCTTCTGATGGTCATATTGGTATGGGAGGCTTAGATATTTTTAAAGTAACAAAAGCTGCCCATAAGTGGCAAAATCCTATCAATTTAGAAGCTCCTATCAATTCTGGTGGAGATGATTTTGGTTTTATTATTGATTTTTTAAATCCCTTGGCTCCTGATATGGTTCAACAAGGTTATTTTAGTTCCAACAGAATAGGAGGAAAAGGAAGTGATGATATTTACCAATTTCAGCAACAACTTCCTCCTCCAGCGGATACCCCTGCCCTAGTTGATAGCCCAACAATCCTTTTGGCTATTAATCTGAATGGTTTGGTAAAGGAAAAGGTATTCAAAGAAAAGGGAAATCCCAACAGTGGTGTTGCTTCTTATGCTAATTTGATGGGTGCCTCTATTCAAGTTAACACCTTAGATACGGCTTTTACCGTTGGCTCAGATGTTGATGGGACGTTTTATCTTCAATTAGATACCGCAACCGATTATTCATTCAAAGCTACTAAACCTGGCTATTTTACGCAACTCATCACCCTTACAACCAAAGGTATTGTACTCAATGAAGCTCATCCAGACACTACTTTAAGTGTAGAACTAATTATGGAGAAAATATTTACCAATCAAGAAATTGTGTTGGAGAACATATACTATGACTTGGATAAGCACTTTATTCGAGAAGATGCCAAACCTACTTTAAATGCTTTGGTTACAATCTTAAAACGTAATCCTACGATAAACATTCAACTTTCATCTCATACAGATTGTCAAGGAAAAACAAGTTATAACGAAAAATTATCTCAACGACGAGCCGATGCCGCTGTTCAATACCTTATCCAAAATGGTATTAATCCAGATCGATTAACGTCCAAAGGTTATGGCGAAAGTTCTCTTGCTATTAATTGTAAATGTTCTGACTGCTCTGATGAGGAACATCAACAAAACCGTCGAACAACATTTTTGGTATTGGATGAAAAAGAATAA
- a CDS encoding acyltransferase: MENLIINSDRQALNNVKVGKNVKIFNFVNAYGCSIDDGSKIGAFVEIQKGVTIGKNCKISSHTFICEGVHIEDQVFVGHNVSFINDLLPRATNLDGSPQTEEDWELVETLVKKGASIGTSATILGGVTIGENALVGAGAVVTKDVPNNAVVAGNPAKIIRYV; this comes from the coding sequence ATGGAAAACTTGATAATCAATAGCGATCGACAAGCACTTAACAATGTGAAAGTAGGCAAAAATGTTAAAATATTTAATTTTGTAAATGCTTATGGTTGTTCTATTGATGATGGTTCTAAGATTGGAGCTTTTGTAGAAATTCAAAAGGGGGTGACGATTGGAAAGAATTGTAAAATCTCAAGCCATACGTTTATCTGTGAAGGAGTGCATATTGAAGATCAAGTATTTGTTGGGCATAATGTTTCTTTTATCAATGATCTATTGCCTAGAGCTACTAATTTAGACGGTAGCCCTCAGACCGAAGAGGATTGGGAACTGGTAGAAACATTGGTAAAGAAAGGGGCTTCTATCGGAACTAGTGCTACTATTTTGGGTGGAGTAACCATTGGTGAAAATGCTCTAGTAGGTGCAGGGGCAGTTGTAACCAAAGATGTTCCTAACAATGCAGTGGTAGCAGGAAATCCTGCTAAGATTATACGATATGTGTAA
- a CDS encoding DUF4836 family protein, translating to MATQLLVAQKKSMQQFIAKDKAAFILNLSPYKTYNKLDTATTNKYNISEMLAPMLLKMAGGDASESNLQQIQEDLEDTQKIGLNIQKDVYIWAQRPENPTDEIYENDPNVLFANIVVPITDGAKFRTFLDNLFGKEKTKVMIPTGNALSMLHNKLLLNWSKERLIIAFSTSEQSFFEETEEYEARTKRMLLEHAKALGSLEASNSIAQDSDYQKHLNKDADFDVWMDYANIMPPLDQLPMQARDLMGSLFEFVGGMKLGGNGFIKNGEAEFLTKVYANEAMARVLSKSYNVKVNKDFFKYLDNSNLMGMYSFAMNPKGFMDAYSSELYTILKESREGTLITNLLDIIDIFIDEDEIYTLFKGDLLLALTDVKVIDRKSSDFEYNEETDKWEEITTTEKDVIPMATMMLSYGNKENIMKFIDLGANAGLLSKRADGVWAIGGVKEELGFDVFVVVHNGILMFTNDENITKNLNGIAKNKQLSGKTVKEITSYVQYGFMDADKMVQTAKKTFEQMDQKVPRELAHIEKTFKRLEFKTFAPQGNEMKSDFRLQLKDPNANVLQTMVDGILKIAKQEMGRKHQMEDQEIEEEEEGTKKL from the coding sequence ATGGCTACACAACTTTTAGTTGCTCAAAAAAAGTCTATGCAACAATTTATTGCTAAAGATAAGGCTGCTTTTATTCTCAACTTATCTCCATACAAAACCTACAACAAATTAGATACTGCCACCACCAACAAGTACAATATTAGCGAAATGCTTGCTCCTATGTTGCTCAAAATGGCAGGCGGGGATGCATCTGAGAGCAATTTACAACAAATACAAGAGGACTTAGAGGACACTCAAAAGATAGGATTAAACATCCAAAAAGATGTTTACATTTGGGCACAGCGACCTGAAAACCCTACGGATGAAATCTATGAAAACGATCCTAATGTTCTATTTGCCAATATTGTTGTTCCTATTACAGATGGTGCCAAATTTAGAACGTTCTTAGACAATCTATTTGGAAAGGAAAAAACCAAAGTGATGATTCCTACTGGAAATGCATTGAGCATGCTCCACAATAAGTTGTTACTAAACTGGAGTAAAGAGCGTTTAATTATTGCTTTTTCTACTAGTGAACAAAGCTTTTTTGAAGAAACAGAAGAGTATGAAGCACGTACCAAACGCATGTTATTGGAACATGCCAAAGCGTTGGGGAGCCTTGAAGCAAGTAATTCTATAGCCCAAGATTCTGATTACCAAAAACACTTGAATAAAGATGCTGATTTTGACGTTTGGATGGATTATGCCAACATTATGCCTCCATTAGATCAATTGCCAATGCAAGCAAGAGACTTAATGGGATCTTTGTTTGAGTTTGTTGGCGGAATGAAATTGGGGGGCAATGGATTTATCAAAAATGGAGAAGCTGAGTTTTTGACCAAAGTTTATGCAAACGAAGCAATGGCTCGTGTTTTATCAAAATCTTATAATGTAAAAGTTAACAAAGATTTCTTCAAATATTTAGACAATTCCAACCTAATGGGGATGTATAGTTTTGCTATGAATCCAAAAGGTTTCATGGATGCTTATAGCTCGGAATTATACACCATTTTGAAAGAAAGTAGAGAGGGTACCTTAATCACTAATTTGTTGGATATTATTGACATTTTTATTGATGAGGATGAAATCTATACCTTATTCAAAGGTGATCTATTATTGGCTTTAACGGATGTAAAAGTGATTGATCGAAAATCTTCGGATTTTGAGTACAACGAAGAAACAGATAAATGGGAAGAAATCACTACAACTGAAAAAGACGTTATTCCTATGGCAACAATGATGTTATCTTATGGCAATAAGGAAAACATTATGAAATTTATTGACTTAGGTGCCAATGCAGGGCTTCTTTCTAAAAGAGCAGATGGTGTTTGGGCTATTGGCGGCGTAAAAGAAGAGCTTGGTTTTGATGTTTTTGTGGTGGTTCACAATGGCATTTTGATGTTTACAAACGACGAGAACATCACTAAAAACCTAAATGGTATCGCCAAAAACAAACAGCTTTCTGGCAAAACCGTGAAAGAAATTACCAGCTATGTTCAATATGGTTTTATGGATGCGGACAAAATGGTTCAAACTGCCAAAAAAACATTTGAACAAATGGACCAAAAAGTACCTAGAGAGTTGGCTCATATCGAAAAGACATTCAAACGTCTTGAATTTAAAACCTTTGCTCCTCAGGGTAACGAAATGAAATCAGATTTTCGTTTGCAACTAAAAGATCCCAATGCAAACGTACTTCAGACAATGGTTGATGGTATCCTAAAAATTGCCAAACAAGAAATGGGACGCAAGCACCAGATGGAAGACCAAGAGATTGAAGAGGAGGAAGAAGGGACTAAAAAACTATAG
- a CDS encoding glycosyltransferase yields MATNKKKKNSKQAKSSKQAKSIKNNYQGKLSLVIPLYNEVDRIHLMTKELQRFEQRWTLPYEVVFVNDGSSDDTLSMLNATYADGETAEHVDYKIVDVKENAGKGNALKRGVAVATGDHILTLDADMAASPDSLLRWLKTLEGNTFDDQTILIASREHKGSTIHTDKNDRRLLGRMFNFGVQFLTGLSIYDTQCGFKLYPKTIGKWLFENMHTKGWAHDVEVLHNAKLYNIEIVEMPIEWKEVAESKVSVWSDGLKMGMVSLVIVVLNLFRFFFTNSIKETFQKKQLNSAKEAPVYRVLFATLSILLLFLMPYMSFDYGITADEQVQKVYGDHVLNYFESDGVEGEALTYKNLYLYGGLFDYTMAWMHKYVFTTWDVYEMRHMFNALVGALLMIFTGLLARSISQRWQVAFWSLVFIVLSPRIFGHSMNNPKDIPFAFGYVLSLLFMMNFIRKLPKPSFQSVVGLILGLTITINIRVGGILLIPYLFLFTGGAFVLNKPLQPYLKQFGYLIKIGLLLLLITGLGYLGGVMYWPFANENGIAGARLALAEMSNFSTGIRMIWNGEHYWSDFLPWYYIIKWFGIATPAVILIGAGMFALPVVKDTKNRWLFLMTIFTGVFPVFYAILKGSSLYDGMRHFLFVYPILVIMAAYSIVLLMNSFKSKLVPIGGTILLALTLYSPIRWMVISHPNQYIYFNEFFGGVANAHNSYETDYWMNSTKEACQWIIDNVPEVKEGKEIRVATQAFISVKHYFLDYPNVKPVYTRYHERVKSNWDYGLYVTRFVNRGFIASDLWPPGAEKLKVREIDGTPIWAVTKRSEINKKGPKAIAALKAKDPAKAITILDEIIKDNPKDESALLLLVQYKLQVGDYPGAKTALDTLLAYSDSYSNSLGMMGIYQLTAAKDNEACKQFFEKATGANIKYVFGHFHLARLYAMEKNWSKSLEALELFDKYGGKPAQGYDLGIQVATQLKNDAIKAYFTAKKLSIAGKWKEAINQLNTCLRIFPDYAPAVKMKRDYDKAVNQQQRINARKERLKREGKLK; encoded by the coding sequence ATGGCTACTAATAAAAAGAAAAAAAATTCTAAACAAGCCAAAAGTTCAAAACAAGCTAAGTCTATTAAAAATAACTATCAAGGGAAATTATCGTTGGTGATTCCTTTGTATAATGAGGTAGATCGAATTCATTTGATGACCAAAGAACTCCAACGCTTTGAACAAAGATGGACCTTACCTTATGAGGTTGTTTTTGTCAATGATGGTAGTAGTGATGATACCTTATCCATGTTGAATGCTACTTATGCAGATGGAGAAACCGCAGAGCATGTTGATTATAAAATTGTTGATGTAAAGGAGAATGCTGGAAAAGGCAATGCACTAAAAAGAGGAGTAGCTGTTGCTACTGGAGATCATATTTTGACCTTAGATGCTGATATGGCTGCGTCACCAGACAGCTTGTTGCGTTGGTTAAAAACGTTAGAGGGGAATACATTTGATGATCAAACGATCTTAATTGCTTCTAGAGAACATAAAGGTTCTACCATCCATACCGATAAAAACGACCGCAGGTTATTGGGGCGAATGTTTAATTTTGGAGTACAGTTTTTGACAGGTCTAAGCATTTATGATACACAATGTGGATTTAAGCTATACCCTAAAACGATAGGAAAGTGGTTGTTCGAAAATATGCATACAAAGGGGTGGGCGCATGATGTTGAAGTCTTGCACAATGCCAAATTGTATAATATTGAGATCGTTGAAATGCCTATTGAGTGGAAAGAAGTTGCAGAATCGAAGGTTTCGGTCTGGTCTGATGGTCTTAAAATGGGGATGGTGTCTTTGGTGATTGTTGTCTTGAATTTATTTCGATTCTTTTTTACCAACTCGATTAAAGAAACTTTTCAGAAAAAGCAACTTAATTCGGCAAAAGAAGCCCCTGTTTATAGAGTTTTATTTGCTACCCTTTCTATTCTATTGCTCTTTTTGATGCCCTATATGAGTTTTGATTATGGTATTACAGCTGACGAACAGGTGCAAAAGGTTTATGGCGATCATGTTTTAAATTATTTTGAGTCAGACGGCGTTGAAGGCGAAGCATTGACCTATAAGAACTTGTACTTATATGGTGGGCTTTTTGATTATACAATGGCTTGGATGCACAAGTATGTTTTTACGACATGGGACGTTTATGAAATGCGCCACATGTTTAATGCATTGGTTGGTGCTTTGTTGATGATTTTCACGGGTTTGTTGGCTCGATCTATTTCTCAACGTTGGCAAGTTGCCTTTTGGTCTTTAGTATTTATTGTTTTGTCTCCTCGAATTTTTGGTCATTCAATGAATAACCCAAAAGATATTCCTTTTGCCTTTGGTTATGTGTTGTCCTTGCTCTTTATGATGAATTTCATTCGGAAGTTGCCCAAACCTTCCTTTCAATCTGTAGTTGGATTGATTCTGGGACTAACCATTACCATTAATATTCGTGTAGGAGGTATTTTATTAATTCCCTATTTGTTTTTGTTTACAGGAGGAGCTTTTGTATTAAACAAACCCCTTCAACCTTATCTAAAACAGTTTGGCTACCTCATCAAAATTGGATTACTCTTATTGCTCATAACTGGTTTAGGTTATTTAGGAGGGGTGATGTATTGGCCCTTTGCCAACGAAAATGGAATTGCTGGAGCTAGATTAGCATTGGCAGAAATGTCCAATTTTTCTACGGGTATTCGCATGATTTGGAATGGAGAACATTATTGGTCTGATTTTTTACCTTGGTATTATATCATTAAGTGGTTTGGGATTGCAACACCTGCTGTTATTCTTATAGGAGCTGGGATGTTTGCACTACCTGTTGTCAAAGATACCAAAAATAGATGGCTGTTTTTGATGACGATTTTCACTGGTGTTTTTCCTGTCTTTTATGCAATTTTGAAAGGCTCTTCTTTATATGATGGTATGCGCCATTTCTTGTTTGTTTATCCTATTCTCGTCATTATGGCAGCCTATTCGATTGTCTTGTTGATGAATAGTTTTAAATCTAAACTGGTTCCGATAGGAGGGACAATTTTATTGGCTCTTACGCTTTACTCGCCCATTCGATGGATGGTTATTAGTCATCCTAATCAATATATTTATTTTAATGAATTTTTTGGTGGAGTGGCTAATGCGCACAACTCTTATGAGACAGACTACTGGATGAACTCAACCAAAGAAGCTTGTCAGTGGATTATTGACAATGTGCCAGAAGTCAAAGAAGGAAAAGAAATAAGAGTGGCAACACAGGCATTTATTTCTGTAAAACATTACTTTTTGGATTATCCGAATGTAAAACCAGTTTATACCCGTTATCATGAACGAGTCAAAAGCAATTGGGACTATGGTTTGTACGTAACTCGTTTTGTTAATCGAGGATTTATTGCCAGTGATTTGTGGCCTCCAGGTGCAGAGAAACTAAAGGTTAGAGAAATTGATGGTACTCCTATTTGGGCAGTAACCAAACGCTCTGAAATTAATAAAAAAGGACCCAAGGCGATAGCAGCACTAAAAGCAAAGGATCCTGCCAAAGCAATTACTATTTTAGATGAGATTATTAAAGATAATCCTAAAGATGAAAGTGCTTTGCTATTATTGGTACAGTACAAACTTCAGGTAGGAGACTACCCTGGTGCCAAAACAGCTTTAGATACCCTATTGGCTTATTCTGATAGCTATTCGAATAGTTTAGGTATGATGGGAATTTATCAATTAACTGCTGCAAAAGATAATGAAGCTTGTAAACAGTTTTTTGAAAAGGCTACTGGAGCCAATATTAAATATGTCTTTGGGCATTTTCATTTGGCTCGATTGTATGCAATGGAAAAGAATTGGTCTAAATCTCTTGAGGCGTTGGAATTGTTCGACAAATATGGTGGAAAACCTGCTCAGGGATATGATTTGGGAATTCAAGTGGCTACACAATTAAAAAATGATGCAATAAAGGCTTATTTTACAGCCAAAAAATTATCAATTGCTGGTAAATGGAAAGAAGCAATTAACCAACTGAATACTTGCCTTAGAATTTTTCCTGATTATGCTCCTGCTGTCAAGATGAAAAGAGATTATGATAAAGCAGTTAACCAACAGCAACGAATCAATGCCCGCAAAGAGCGACTAAAGCGGGAAGGCAAATTGAAATAA
- a CDS encoding FMN-binding negative transcriptional regulator, translating into MYIPSKFKLEDEAQIRAYIRQYPFATLITSSNNHPIATHLPFILEQEGDQWYLLGHMAKANPQWQLLEETQPLVIFQEPHAYISPSFYEKEENVPTWNYIAVHVYGQAELLPTNNQAIAVLEKTIEVFEKDFQVQWKKLDDAYKKRLLKGMVAFRIEIKTLEGKEKLSQNKTEQERQTISDGLLQSNDSSAQQLGEIMKNKL; encoded by the coding sequence ATGTATATACCATCCAAATTCAAACTAGAAGACGAAGCTCAAATAAGAGCCTATATCCGTCAATATCCTTTTGCTACCTTAATTACTTCATCCAATAACCATCCTATTGCTACTCACCTTCCGTTTATATTGGAACAGGAAGGAGATCAATGGTATTTGCTAGGGCATATGGCCAAAGCAAATCCTCAGTGGCAGTTATTAGAAGAAACTCAGCCGCTTGTTATTTTTCAAGAACCCCATGCTTACATTTCACCTAGTTTTTATGAAAAGGAGGAAAATGTACCTACTTGGAATTATATTGCTGTTCATGTATATGGTCAAGCAGAACTATTACCAACAAATAACCAAGCTATTGCCGTTTTAGAAAAAACAATCGAAGTATTCGAAAAAGATTTCCAAGTCCAATGGAAAAAATTAGACGATGCTTATAAAAAACGATTGTTGAAAGGAATGGTTGCCTTTCGAATTGAGATAAAAACCTTAGAGGGCAAAGAAAAACTCAGCCAGAACAAAACGGAACAAGAACGGCAAACTATTTCAGATGGTTTATTGCAATCTAATGATAGTTCGGCACAACAGTTGGGGGAAATTATGAAAAACAAATTATAA
- a CDS encoding DUF58 domain-containing protein yields MSILKEFDVRQTGNLELLAKQVVEGFIIGLHKSPFHGFSVEFAEHRIYNPGDSIKNIDWKVFARTDRLYTKQYEEETNLRCQIVIDTSSSMYFPEAPQKGTPYVNKLAFSTLAAATLMNLLKKQRDAFGLSTFADDLDKHTKAKSSTRHYNLIMAHLDQLLDNPTRNNTTSIAKSLHKIAEATHKRSLVVIFSDMFEQTDKSEQLFSALQHLKYNKHEVILFHVVDKRYELDFEFENRPYVFIDIETGEKVRVQSNQVKDFYIDQVQKYKKKLQIKCLQYKIDFVEADINEGFRQVLLPYLVKRHKMM; encoded by the coding sequence ATGAGTATCTTAAAAGAGTTTGATGTTCGCCAAACAGGAAATTTAGAGTTGTTGGCAAAACAAGTAGTAGAGGGTTTTATTATTGGATTGCACAAAAGTCCTTTTCATGGTTTTTCGGTAGAATTTGCTGAACATAGAATCTACAACCCTGGTGATTCCATCAAAAATATTGACTGGAAAGTCTTTGCTCGAACCGATCGTTTGTACACCAAACAATACGAAGAAGAAACCAACCTACGTTGTCAAATTGTCATCGACACCTCTTCTTCCATGTATTTTCCTGAAGCTCCCCAAAAAGGTACTCCTTATGTCAACAAATTAGCATTTAGCACGCTAGCTGCTGCTACCTTGATGAATTTGCTCAAAAAACAACGGGATGCCTTTGGCTTAAGTACATTTGCAGATGATTTGGACAAACATACTAAAGCTAAATCAAGTACCCGTCATTACAATTTGATTATGGCGCATCTAGATCAATTGCTAGATAATCCTACTCGAAATAATACAACCTCTATTGCTAAATCATTACACAAAATTGCAGAAGCTACCCACAAACGTTCTTTGGTCGTCATATTTAGCGATATGTTTGAACAAACGGATAAAAGTGAACAACTGTTCTCTGCTTTACAGCATCTAAAATACAACAAGCATGAAGTTATTCTATTTCATGTGGTGGACAAACGTTATGAACTCGATTTTGAGTTTGAAAACCGTCCTTATGTATTTATTGATATAGAAACAGGTGAAAAAGTCCGTGTTCAGTCCAATCAAGTCAAGGATTTTTATATTGATCAAGTCCAAAAATATAAGAAAAAGCTTCAGATCAAATGCTTGCAATACAAAATAGATTTTGTTGAAGCAGACATTAACGAAGGGTTTAGACAAGTGCTTCTCCCTTACTTAGTTAAACGCCATAAAATGATGTAA
- a CDS encoding Gfo/Idh/MocA family protein has protein sequence MVKNTVKVAVIGFGYWGPNMVRNFNAQADAEVIYVADFRKERLDLVNKMYPSIQTTQSPNEAICSTEIDAVVIATPVFTHFELALKALNEGKHVLLEKPMVSTAKEATILINLAEQKGLTIMVDHTFLYTGAVQAIKRLVDTGMIGQLQYIDSTRINLGLFQSDVNVLWDLAPHDISILNYLTDEKPYSVQATGVSHTNNGIENIAYLTMNYESNMIAHFNCSWTSPVKIRKFLIGGDRKMIVFDDTEPTEKIRIYDTSYHYTEKRSDEDKRKVLVDYRVGDIQIPKVPMKEALAGVAADFIAAILHNTRPISDYISGINVIKVLEASQISIKNGGKEVKVDYL, from the coding sequence ATGGTTAAGAACACTGTAAAAGTAGCAGTAATCGGATTTGGGTATTGGGGACCTAATATGGTGAGAAATTTTAATGCCCAAGCGGATGCAGAAGTAATTTACGTTGCAGATTTTCGTAAAGAACGATTGGATCTTGTCAATAAGATGTACCCTTCCATACAAACAACTCAATCTCCTAATGAAGCTATTTGCAGTACTGAAATTGATGCAGTAGTGATTGCAACGCCTGTATTTACGCACTTTGAGTTGGCTCTAAAAGCCTTAAATGAAGGTAAGCATGTTTTGTTAGAAAAACCAATGGTGTCAACAGCAAAAGAAGCAACAATTTTAATCAACTTAGCGGAACAAAAGGGATTAACAATTATGGTTGATCATACGTTCTTGTATACAGGAGCGGTGCAGGCAATCAAAAGACTGGTTGATACAGGGATGATCGGACAGCTGCAATATATTGATTCTACTAGAATTAATTTAGGGCTTTTTCAATCGGATGTAAATGTACTTTGGGATTTAGCACCACACGATATTTCTATTCTCAATTACTTGACAGATGAAAAACCATATAGTGTACAAGCTACTGGGGTTTCTCATACCAATAATGGTATTGAAAATATTGCTTATCTTACCATGAATTATGAGAGTAATATGATTGCTCATTTTAATTGTTCGTGGACATCACCCGTTAAGATTCGTAAATTTTTGATTGGAGGAGATCGAAAAATGATTGTTTTTGACGATACAGAACCAACCGAAAAGATTCGTATATACGATACGAGTTATCATTATACAGAAAAACGCAGTGATGAAGATAAGCGCAAAGTTTTGGTAGATTATAGAGTAGGGGATATACAAATTCCCAAAGTGCCAATGAAGGAAGCTTTGGCAGGGGTGGCTGCTGATTTTATTGCGGCTATTTTGCATAACACCCGACCTATCTCGGATTATATTTCTGGAATAAATGTAATCAAAGTGCTGGAAGCCTCACAGATTTCTATCAAAAATGGAGGGAAAGAGGTTAAAGTAGATTATTTATAA
- a CDS encoding glycosyltransferase family 2 protein: protein MSLKKHKKYLVLNTEWIVSKRFLSTYFVFGGNLETIVHLTKCVLKLSETANQSWSIIILCYNEEGNIKRVVQKVQDTLQIISTPKGEIILVNDGSSDGSDAVIQEMLKDEKNKNIRYICHTINRGIGEALHSGYASAKGDNVVMVPGDGQFDMDELIPYKNIPERSILAFYRVENMTYSLARNILSWFNNKLNRIFIGLSMKDVNWVKVYKNQALKALDLEIRSSLVESEICSKLIYLGHQPIEIESKYLPRKTGLSKGASWKIIKQAIIDTPILILVFRRFKNKNKRL, encoded by the coding sequence GTGAGTCTAAAAAAACATAAAAAGTATCTTGTACTGAATACTGAATGGATTGTTTCCAAACGATTTTTATCGACTTATTTTGTATTTGGAGGTAATTTAGAAACGATTGTACATCTAACTAAATGCGTATTAAAATTGTCTGAAACTGCGAATCAAAGTTGGTCCATTATCATTCTTTGTTATAATGAAGAAGGTAATATTAAACGTGTTGTACAAAAGGTACAAGATACATTGCAAATAATTTCTACCCCTAAAGGGGAAATTATATTGGTGAATGATGGAAGCTCGGATGGTTCTGATGCCGTTATTCAAGAAATGTTAAAGGATGAAAAAAATAAAAATATCAGATATATTTGTCATACTATTAACCGAGGAATCGGAGAAGCGTTGCACAGTGGCTATGCTTCTGCCAAGGGAGATAATGTGGTGATGGTTCCTGGTGATGGGCAATTTGATATGGATGAATTGATACCTTATAAAAATATTCCTGAGCGGTCTATTTTAGCTTTTTATAGAGTAGAAAATATGACTTATAGCTTGGCTAGAAATATTCTATCGTGGTTTAATAATAAGTTAAATCGTATTTTTATTGGGCTAAGTATGAAAGATGTAAATTGGGTAAAAGTTTATAAAAATCAAGCCCTAAAAGCATTGGATTTAGAGATTAGAAGTTCTTTAGTCGAATCAGAAATTTGCAGCAAACTCATTTACTTAGGGCATCAGCCAATAGAAATTGAATCCAAATACTTGCCTCGAAAAACAGGGCTGAGTAAGGGGGCTTCTTGGAAAATTATTAAACAAGCAATTATCGATACACCCATTTTAATTCTGGTATTTAGGCGATTTAAAAATAAAAATAAAAGATTATAA